Proteins from a single region of Neodiprion virginianus isolate iyNeoVirg1 chromosome 4, iyNeoVirg1.1, whole genome shotgun sequence:
- the LOC124302182 gene encoding uncharacterized protein LOC124302182: MSVREQRYSSEIRYETGDDRSTNFDESDSDIKYTSTPLKKIDLVHLRQNISAPLNCDSEESTDVKTSVTRPLPKRRSAQVLKKQGVPRTRRTGIEKQTGKRQIRSKRRRPEESRNDDREKVDERTTTRRSRSTDGNADSESRRRAENLQRQKKAADELPIAELLRNAQENQKNKTRYEEPSPMLELTTDTIYVQGRNGFSAVKIRKSNKVENATERFSKPIHVAIKMHNLSKCVMIWCQGLLGGIALTQILLVAKMEADPSLLALINATNYPQIISGIFLFLVTISLLSAMDRIDFGHFDLDQFCMISYRRCLAIVILLLYLVAICIHLTATDQYKNSTTLDQGTRQIDTIRTVDDEYTVQSNMYTWKYALCIVAWVCIAFGPTDDMTTTHLEALLEYAK, from the exons ATGTCTGTAAGAGAGCAAAGATACAGTTCCGAAATCAGGTATGAAACCGGTGACGACAGATCAACAAACTTCGATGAGTCGGATTCCGACATCAAGTATACCAGCACcccactgaaaaaaattgatctagTACATCTTCGACAAAATATATCGGCCCCTCTGAATTGTGACTCGGAAGAATCGACGGATGTCAAGACCTCCGTAACGAGACCTTTACCCAAACGGAGAAGCGCCCAAGTTTTGAAGAAGCAAGGGGTTCCCAGAACTCGTAGAACTGGGATCGAGAAACAGACGGGGAAAAGACAAATACGGTCGAAGAGGCGAAGACCAGAAGAAAGCAGAAACGATGATCGCGAGAAAGTCGACGAAAGAACGACGACAAGGAGATCTCGTTCCACAGACGGAAATGCGGATTCAGAAAGCCGTAGGAGGGCGGAAAATCTACAGAGACAAA AAAAAGCAGCTGATGAACTACCGATTGCGGAACTATTGCGAAATGCGCaggaaaatcaaaaaaacaaaacaaggtATGAGGAGCCATCGCCCATGCTGGAGTTGACAACTGACACCATTTACGTTCAGGGGAGAAACGGGTTCAGTGCAGTGAAAATTAGGAAAAGCAACAAGGTAGAAAACGCCACTGAAAGGTTTTCGAAGCCTATACACGTCGCAATCAAAATGCACAATCTATCCAAATGTGTGATGATCTGGTGCCAGGGTCTTCTCGGCGGTATCGCCTTGACTCAGATCCTCTTG GTAGCAAAAATGGAAGCTGATCCCAGTCTACTCGCGCTAATAAATGCCACTAACTACCCCCAGATAATATCagggatatttttatttctcgtcACAATAAGTCTTCTCTCTGCGATGGACAG AATTGATTTTGGACATTTCGACCTGGACCAATTTTGCATGATTTCTTACCGCCGTTGCTTGGCAATAGTTATACTTCTGCTGTACCTTGTAGCGATCTGTATTCACTTGACGGCGACAGAccaatataaaaattcaacaactCTTGATCAAGGAACACGGCAAATTGACACG ATCCGAACCGTCGATGATGAATACACCGTCCAAAGTAATATGTACACTTGGAAATACGCACTTTGCATCGTGGCCTGGGTCTGCATTGCATTTGGGCCGACTGACGACATGACCACAACGCATTTGGAAGCTCTACTGGAATATGCCAAGTAA